One part of the Ziziphus jujuba cultivar Dongzao chromosome 2, ASM3175591v1 genome encodes these proteins:
- the LOC132800424 gene encoding uncharacterized protein LOC132800424: protein MTKIISNDTGFLRDSEIKVTLPGSDIPDWFSHKSIMESVKFDMPRNMSKKMAAVIICAVSRSMREQIIGMSFELLHKSDSRVGSLRRGNVLVEPGNMWLIYLPASTLLSECLPYSPFKDTKKSVLKKINLVYKIKVSFMGRSKKNDYDYEREVPIFICCGIHVLWDQDELMIEQKRIKVSEPISHIIERTYDDFANGGIQFSWSSRQKGAGLWGRKNMFEIEDWEEKEEVANISETEKIIDRTFDDFANEGNQFSWSSQQKSTSVSARTNIFEIEDSEEKEKVTNISETADMEVAEVTSSEELANIFETEDMEEDEELANISETKDMEELTTKKMSCCRIC from the exons ATGACCAAGATAATTTCCAATGACACG GGATTCTTGAGGGACTCAGAAATTAAAGTTACACTTCCAGGATCTGATATTCCAGACTGGTTTAGCCATAAGTCAATAATGGAATCAGTAAAATTTGACATGCCTCGGAATATGTCAAAGAAAATGGCTGCAGTGATCATTTGTGCTGTCTCAAGATCAATGAGGGAACAAATAATAGGAATGTCATTTGAACTACTTCACAAAAGTGATTCTCGTGTAGGGTCTCTTAGAAGAGGGAACGTTTTGGTAGAACCAGGGAATATGTGGCTTATTTATCTCCCGGCTAGCACCCTTCTTTCCGAGTGCTTGCCATACTCTCCATTCAAGGATACCAAAAAAAGTGTCCTAAAAAAGATAAATCTTGTATACAAAATCAAGGTATCATTCATGGGCAGAAGCAAGAAAAATGATTATGATTATGAGAGAGAAGTACCCATCTTTATTTGTTGTGGGATTCATGTACTATGGGATCAAGATGAATTAATGATTGAACAAAAGCGGATCAAAGTCTCTGAGCCTATTTCACATATTATTGAGAGAACCTATGATGATTTTGCTAATGGAGGCATCCAATTCAGTTGGAGTTCACGGCAGAAAGGGGCAGGTCTATGGGGCAGGAAGAACATGTTTGAAATAGAGGACtgggaagagaaagaagaagtgGCCAACATTTCTGAAACAGAGAAGATTATTGACAGAACCTTTGACGATTTTGCTAATGAAGGAAACCAATTCAGTTGGAGTTCACAGCAGAAAAGTACAAGTGTATCTGCCAGGACCAACATATTCGAAATAGAGGACtcggaagagaaagaaaaagtgacCAACATTTCTGAAACAGCGGACATGGAAGTAGCAGAAGTGACTTCTTCTGAAGAACTAGCTAACATTTTTGAAACAGAGGACATGGAAGAGGATGAAGAACTAGCCAACATATCTGAAACGAAGGACATGGAAGAACTCACTACCAAAAAAATGTCTTGTTGCcgcatttgttaa
- the LOC107419513 gene encoding disease resistance protein RUN1 — MVEAALSKLNRRHLHVAKYPVGIEDLLEDLEPLIDVANKHVGFIGLYGMGGIGKTTIAKAVYNYFADEFEGSSFLADVRETSKQHLGFVQLQETLLFDMLGDKKLKVGNTHRGINIIKERLCNKRVLIILDDVDEVEQFDTLAGGHEWFGLGSRIIITTRNKHLLTTHGVNVIYEVRGMDHERALELLSWNAFMREKPLENYLELSDRIVCYADGLPLALVVLGSFLCGRAEEQWQSAIHNLEKKPDKKLYQILKISYDALQDNEKSLFLDIACFFVGEDKDYVIKVLGSSNFCPVIGIEVLTDMSLINVEFKRLRMHHLIEEVGKEIVCQESPEAGKRSRLWSPDDVFHVFSENTGTNTIEGIMLKLPEQRTLYLNATSFNKMKRLRLLIFDNVVLSTAIGYLSNELRLIDLPGYQFPTLPFNSGPKQLVVLNMPHNHIHQFDKGFKVQLLCK; from the exons ATGGTTGAAGCTGCATTGAGCAAATTGAATCGTAGACATCTACATGTTGCCAAATACCCAGTTGGAATTGAGGACCTTTTAGAGGACTTGGAGCCATTAATAGATGTTGCAAACAAGCATGTAGGGTTCATAGGGCTGTATGGAATGGGTGGTATTGGAAAGACCACCATTGCTAAAGCTGTTTACAATTACTTTGCTGATGAATTTGAAGGTTCTAGCTTCCTCGCAGATGTAAGAGAAACATCAAAGCAGCATCTTGGTTTTGTACAACTACAAGAAACACTTTTGTTTGACATGCTTGGGGATAAAAAATTGAAGGTTGGGAATACTCATAGAGGTATCAACATCATAAAGGAAAGGCTTTGTAACAAAAGAGTACTTATCATTCTCGATGATGTTGATGAAGTCGAACAGTTTGATACATTAGCAGGAGGCCATGAGTGGTTTGGCTTAGGAAGTAGAATCATCATAACTACTAGAAATAAACACTTGCTAACCACTCATGGAGTTAATGTAATATATGAAGTCCGGGGAATGGATCATGAGAGAGCCCTTGAACTCTTAAGTTGGAATGCTTTTATGAGGGAGAAACCTCTAGAAAATTACCTTGAGCTCTCAGATCGTATTGTATGTTATGCTGATGGCCTTCCATTAGCTCTTGTAGTATTGGGTTCCTTCCTATGTGGTAGGGCAGAAGAACAATGGCAAAGTGCAATACATAATTTGGAAAAGAAGCCGGACAAGAAATTATATCAAATACTTAAAATAAGTTATGATGCTTTACAGGACAATGAGAAGAGTCTTTTCCTTGATATTGCATGTTTCTTTGTTGGAGAGGACAAAGATTATGTTATTAAAGTACTTGGAAGTAGTAATTTCTGCCCGGTTATTGGAATTGAAGTTCTTACAGATATGTCTCTCATAAATGTAGAGTTCAAGAGGCTAAGAATGCACCACTTGATAGAAGAAGTGGGTAAGGAAATTGTCTGCCAGGAATCCCCTGAAGCTGGCAAACGCAGTAGATTATGGTCTCCAGATGATGTTTTTCACGTTTTCTCAGAAAACACT GGAACAAATACGATTGAAGGAATTATGTTGAAGTTGCCTGAACAGAGAACTCTATACTTGAATGCTACATCATTCAACAAAATGAAAAGGCTTCGGCTACTTATATTTGATAATGTAGTCCTTTCTACTGCCATTGGATACCTTTCTAATGAGTTAAGGTTAATTGATTTGCCTGGATACCAGTTTCCTACTTTGCCGTTCAATTCTGGTCCGAAACAACTTGTTGTACTGAACATGCCTCATAATCATATCCACCAATTTGACAAAGGATTCAAGGTACAATTATTATGTAAATAG
- the LOC132800796 gene encoding disease resistance protein Roq1-like, which produces MDHLLASSSSSSVFGNQYHVFLSFRGEDTRKTFIGHLYRALQQNGIQTFIDDEELRRGEEISLSLINAIRGSKISIIIFSKNYASSSWCLDELVEILKCRESLGQLVWPVFFDVDPSEVRNHTGSIGEALAKYEESLNKKAKLLKWKAALNKASNLSGWHLSNGYVRLYLLENITYVFFLYT; this is translated from the coding sequence atggatCACTTGCTtgcctcttcctcttcttccagTGTCTTTGGAAACCAATATCACGTTTTCTTGAGTTTCAGAGGAGAAGATACTCGTAAAACATTCATAGGCCACCTTTACAGAGCTTTGCAACAAAATGGAATTCAGACTTTCATCGATGATGAAGAGCTGAGGAGGGGAGAAGAAATTTCACTTTCACTTATTAATGCAATTAGAGGATCAAAGATAtccatcatcatcttctccaAAAACTATGCATCTTCAtcatggtgtttggatgaactgGTTGAAATTCTTAAATGTAGAGAGTCACTTGGACAATTGGTTTGGCCAGTCTTCTTCGACGTAGATCCTTCTGAAGTGAGAAATCACACAGGCAGTATTGGAGAAGCATTAGCTAAATATGAAGAAAGTTTGAATAAGAAGGCAAAGCTGCTAAAGTGGAAGGCTGCTCTAAACAAAGCTTCCAATCTATCTGGATGGCACTTATCAAATGGGTATGTAAGATTATATTTACTTGAAAATATaacttatgttttttttctctatacATAA
- the LOC125422736 gene encoding disease resistance protein RPV1-like, with protein MACLLPSTSFPSPNFPSSHEAGQHDVFLSFRGIDTRNNFTSHLYRSLQQKGIQTFIDNEELRRGEEISTSLIMAIKESKISIIIFSKNYASSSWCLDELVEIFKCRESLQQLVWPIFLYVDPSDVRNHRGSFGEALAQYEESSDKKKKEKLPEWKIALNKAANLSGWHLDNGIVEAALSKLNRTLLHVAKYPVGIESHLHELASLINAGEKDVRFIGIHGLRGIGKTTIAKAAFNSFADEFEVSSFLADVRETTKQHFGFVQLQELFLFDMLGDKNLKVGNIQRGINIIKERLCNKRVLLFHDDVDELDQLDTLAGGHEWFGLGSRIIITTKNKHLLATHGVNLIYEVRGMDHERALELLSWNAFKREKPIETYLALSDRVVCYADGLPLALVVLGSFLCCRTKEQWQSAIHNLEKKPDKKIYQVLKISYDALQDNEKSLFLDIACFFVGEDKDYVIKVLGSSNFCPIIGIKVLTDMSLINVESNRLGMHQLIEEVGKEVVCQESPKAGKRSRLWSSDDIFHVFSENTIRLFYKLGTNTLEGIMLKLPEQRTLYLNATSFLKMKRLQLLIFANVVLSGAIEYLPNELRLIDVPGYQFPTLSFNSGPKQLAILNMPYSHIHQLDKGFKNFERLKVLKLSYSKFLRKFPDLSTAPNVESLYVDNCTSLVEINESVGFLNKLVTLDAQCCSNLRTVPSNLVSKYFRTLNFEGCSKLQMFPNIVEKIELITSLDLSSTAIKQLPSSIDHLVALSKLRLSACKKLVNIPSTIYKLVFLDVHDLSGCKNFSTFPNYDQEIHGNFELRRLNLSNYNISNVGFLGTPFSFPLLELLDLSGNKFVSLPSISKLSKLSELSLANCQQLREIPELPGCQINIKASHYKSLVETPWEIMAKIISNDTGSLCPSRSLSFSHKSATETVTFNVPSNMSTKIAAVIICAVSRSRRKQKMELSFQLLDESDSHVGSLRRGNILVEPGNMLLIYLPGSTLLSECLPYSPFKDTKISVIERVQHIKKIKVQSTTMSTACGIHILWDGDEIMIEGKPIKVSDSISHIIDRTFDDFANGGMQFSWSSRQRQKREVSASTNIFETEELEEEEELDDIHQNRGHGRRKGCEDYVDWLQCLLTRAFLKALSHRH; from the exons ATGGCTTGCTTGCTTCCCTCTACCTCTTTTCCTTCCCCCAATTTTCCTAGTAGCCATGAAGCAGGACAGCATGATGTTTTCTTGAGCTTTAGAGGCATAGATACGCGGAACAATTTCACAAGCCATCTTTATAGATCCTTGCAGCAAAAAGGAATTCAAACTTTCATTGACAATGAAGAGCTGAGGAGGGGAGAAGAAATTTCAACCTCACTTATCATGGCTATCAAAGAATCAAAGATATCAATCATCATCTTCTCCAAAAATTATGCATCTTCGTCgtggtgtttggatgaactaGTGGAGATCTTTAAATGTCGAGAATCACTTCAACAACTGGTTTGgccaatatttttatatgtggaTCCTTCTGATGTAAGAAATCACAGGGGCAGTTTTGGAGAAGCATTAGCTCAATATGAAGAAAGTTCcgataagaagaagaaggaaaagctGCCCGAGTGGAAGATTGCTTTGAATAAAGCTGCCAATTTATCTGGATGGCATTTAGACAATGG AATTGTTGAAGCGGCACTGAGCAAATTGAATCGTACACTTCTACATGTTGCCAAATATCCTGTTGGAATTGAATCCCATCTACATGAGTTGGCTTCATTAATAAATGCTGGAGAGAAGGATGTGCGATTCATAGGCATCCATGGACTTCGTGGGATAGGAAAAACAACAATTGCTAAAGCTGCTTTCAATAGTTTTGCTGATGAATTTGAAGTTTCCAGCTTCCTTGCAGATGTTAGAGAAACAACCAAGCAACATTTCGGTTTTGTTCAGCTGCAAGAACTGTTTTTGTTTGACATGCTTGGGGATAAAAATTTGAAGGTTGGGAATATCCAGAGAGGTATCAACATCATAAAGGAAAGGCTTTGCAACAAACGAGTACTTCTCTTTCATGACGATGTTGATGAACTAGACCAGTTGGATACATTAGCAGGTGGCCATGAGTGGTTTGGCTTAGGAAGTAGAATCATCATaactaccaaaaacaaacacttgCTAGCCACTCATGGAGTTAATCTAATATATGAAGTCCGGGGAATGGATCATGAGAGAGCTCTTGAGCTCTTAAGTTGGAATGCTTTTAAGAGGGAGAAACCGATAGAAACTTACCTTGCGCTCTCAGATCGTGTTGTATGTTACGCTGATGGCCTTCCATTAGCTCTTGTGGTATTGGGTTCCTTCCTATGTTGTAGGACAAAAGAACAATGGCAAAGTGCAATACATAATTTGGAAAAGAAGCCGGACAAGAAAATATATCAAGTACTTAAAATAAGTTATGATGCTTTACAGGACAATGAGAAGAGTCTTTTCCTTGATATTGCATGTTTCTTTGTTGGAGAGGATAAAGATTATGTTATTAAAGTACTTGGAAGTAGTAATTTCTGCCCGATCATTGGAATTAAAGTTCTTACAGACATGTCTCTCATAAATGTAGAGTCCAATAGGCTAGGAATGCATCAATTGATAGAAGAAGTGGGTAAGGAAGTTGTCTGCCAGGAATCCCCTAAAGCTGGCAAACGCAGTAGATTATGGTCTTCAGATGATATTTTTCACGTTTTCTCCGAAAACACTATAAGACTCTTCTACAAGCTC GGAACAAATACACTTGAAGGAATTATGCTGAAGTTGCCTGAACAGAGAACTCTATACTTGAATGCTACATCATTCTTAAAAATGAAAAGGCTTCAACTACTTATATTTGCTAATGTAGTCCTTTCTGGTGCCATTGAGTACCTTCCTAATGAGTTAAGGCTAATTGATGTGCCGGGATACCAGTTTCCCACATTGTCCTTCAATTCTGGTCCAAAACAACTTGCTATACTCAACATGCCTTATAGCCATATCCATCAACTTGACAAAGGATTCAAG AATTTTGAAAGATtgaaagttttgaaattaagtTACTCGAAATTCTTAAGAAAATTTCCTGACCTATCAACGGCGCCCAATGTTGAGAGCTTATATGTTGATAATTGTACAAGTTTAGTTGAGATTAATGAGTCCGTTGGATTTCTTAATAAGTTGGTTACATTAGATGCTCAATGCTGCAGCAATCTCAGGACTGTTCCAAGTAATCTGGTGTCCAAATATTTTAGAACATTAAATTTTGAAGGCTGCTCGAAACTCCAAATGTTTCCCAACATCGTTGAGAAAATTGAATTGATAACAAGCCTAGATTTATCAAGCACAGCGATAAAACAGTTGCCTTCCTCAATTGATCATTTGGTTGCGCTCAGTAAGTTACGCTTATCTGCTTGTAAAAAGCTTGTGAACATTCCGTCTACCATTTATAAGCTAGTGTTTCTTGATGTCCATGATCTTAGTGGCTGCAAAAATTTCTCTACGTTCCCAAACTACGACCAAGAAATACATGGCAATTTTGAGCTCAGAAGGTTAAATCTTAGTAACTATAATATATCAAATGTGGGTTTTCTTGGAACTCCTTTTAGTTTTCCCTTACTTGAATTGTTGGATCTATCTGGTAACAAGTTTGTTAGTCTTCCCTCCATTAGCAAGCTTTCTAAGCTTTCAGAGCTTAGTTTAGCTAATTGTCAACAACTTCGGGAAATTCCAGAGCTTCCAGGAtgtcaaattaatataaaagcAAGCCACTACAAGTCATTGGTTGAGACTCCATGGGAGATAATGGCGAAGATCATTTCCAATGACACAGGCAGTCTCTGTccctctcgctctctctct TTTAGCCATAAGTCTGCAACGGAAACCGTAACCTTTAATGTTCCTTCAAATATGTCAACGAAAATAGCTGCAGTGATCATTTGTGCTGTCTCTAGATcaaggagaaaacaaaaaatggaatTGTCATTTCAACTACTTGATGAAAGTGATTCTCATGTGGGGTCCCTAAGAAGAGGGAACATTTTGGTAGAACCAGGGAATATGTTGCTTATTTATCTCCCTGGTAGCACCCTTCTTTCCGAGTGCTTGCCATATTCTCCATTCAAGGATACCAAAATTAGTGTTATTGAAAGAGtacaacatattaaaaaaatcaaggtTCAGAGCACGACGATGTCTACTGCTTGTGGGATTCACATACTATGGGATGGAGATGAGATCATGATTGAAGGAAAGCCGATCAAAGTCTCTGACTCTATTTCACATATTATCGACAGAACCTTTGATGATTTTGCTAATGGAGGCATGCAATTCAGTTGGAGTTCAAGGCAGAGGCAGAAAAGGGAAGTATCTGCCAGTACCAACATATTTGAAACAGAGGaattggaagaagaagaggaactgGACGACATCCATCAAAACAGAGGACATGGGAGAAGAAAAGGCTGCGAAGATTATGTCGATTGGCTTCAATGCCTACTCACTAGAGCATTTCTAAAAGCGTTGAGCCACCGACACTAA